One Oncorhynchus keta strain PuntledgeMale-10-30-2019 chromosome 22, Oket_V2, whole genome shotgun sequence DNA window includes the following coding sequences:
- the si:dkey-30c15.2 gene encoding transmembrane protein 116: MDPSNGTLSNDQITGLSTVYLVSLSLSLIGSFSVLVVSIARRRHLQEQVNPLVQLAVADLLAAATLMFTNAMNETDSFTDSVLICKHLLPLSLTFYCVSFLLVIVYAWESKQAVERWRERPREEESQCRRRVVVLPVNTLVWFTPLVMYFAYTMSLVLTTVDLVPAGHGTANNSEVSTYCTSCILFLHVWSDHCSDIEQIHDMFMRGFLFFSVILVLVCCTVVYYKVDSLYRRYDEGLFPVEGDARSRKRLRGVFSTVRYMIVVIIFCWTPALLLVVLSVMPDIPKEKLFPLYVIQAVTVSLQGCLNSVVYAWRRPNFRDAVLGERMPLLSQDAPLSFFDESLRGPPE; the protein is encoded by the exons ATGGATCCTTCGAATGGAACTTTAAGTAACGACCAG ATCACTGGTCTCTCGACTGTGTACCTAGTATCTCTGTCTTTAAG CTTGATTGGGAGTTTTTCAGTGCTGGTGGTTTCCATCGCAAGGAGGAGGCACTTACAAGAACAG GTGAATCCCCTGGTCCAGCTGGCTGTAGCTGATCTGTTGGCAGCAGCCACCTTGATGTTCACCAACGCAATGAATGAGACCGACAGCTTCACCGACAGTGTGTTAATCTGTAAACACCTACTGCCTCTGTCACTG ACATTTTACTGTGTGTCGTTTCTGCTGGTGATAGTGTATGCCTGGGAGTCAAAGCAAGCTgtcgagagatggagggagagaccaagagaggaagag tccCAGTGTAGACGAAGGGTGGTGGTTTTGCCTGTAAATACACTTGTGTG GTTTACGCCGTTGGTGATGTACTTTGCGTACACAATGTCTTTAGTCCTGACCACAGTGGACTTGGTACCAGCCGGACACGGGACAGCAAACAACAGTGAAGTTAGCACATACTgcaccag CTGTATCCTCTTCTTGCATGTCTGGAGTGACCACTGCTCAGATATT GAACAGATCCATGACATGTTCATGCGAGGCTTCCTCTTCTTCAGTGTGATACTAGTGTTGGTGTGCTGCACA GTGGTTTACTACAAGGTGGACAGCTTGTATCGCAGGTACGATGAGGGACTATTTCCTGTGGAGGGAGATGCACGTTCAAGGAAAAGACTGAGGGGTGTGTTCTCCACTGTTCGCTACATGATTGTGGTTATCATCTTCTGCTGGACGCCAG ctcttcttctggttgtcctgtctgtgaTGCCAGACATACCTAAAGAGAAGCTCTTCCCCCTCTATGTTATACAG GCGGTGACGGTGTCGCTGCAGGGCTGTCTGAACAGTGTAGTCTACGCCTGGAGACGACCAAACTTCAGAGACGCTGTGCTTGGAGAGAGGATGCCCCTGCTCAGCCAAGACGCCCCCCTGTCCTTCTTCGATGAATCACTGAGGGGGCCGCCAGAGTGA
- the neto2b gene encoding neuropilin and tolloid-like protein 2 isoform X2 — protein MYIYSQNVGKISQNARQCGTWIRNINGGQFSSPNYPKIYPPNKECLYILEALPRQRIELLFDDIFYIEPSFECRFDHIEVRDGPFSFSPLINRFCGSSSPGLVLSSGRFIWIRFSSDEELEGLGFRVQYTFTADPEFHLHVGGILNPIPDCQFELSGADGMIRSGQVEEEDKVKPDQAVDCIWTIRAPPNFKIYLRFLEYQLENSNECKKNFVAVYDGSSAIEDLKAKFCSTVATDVMLDNGVGVVRMWADEGSRLSRFRMLFTSFADPPCSGDMFFCHSSMCINNSLVCNGVQNCVFPWDESNCKEKKPKGIFHHITKTHGTIIGVSTGLVLLLLVISILVQVKQPRKKVVARKSALFNRADFKEVFEPPHYELFSLREKELSTDIDLPEELQSLNALRRSSSTSRCIHEHHCGSQASANPSRRASSVGIGSMELPPFRCEFTQGQPGSLPSLRGVNSSLRKKSWPSMKQVGLVGGEGLVDRVRGREDRVMEEEEEEEVEGGKCDVYVRRGMSMRSICEMSQQRSMSMDF, from the exons ATGTACATAT ACTCTCAGAATGTGGGTAAGATTTCCCAGAATGCCCGGCAGTGTGGCACCTGGATCAGAAACATCAACGGGGGGCAGTTCAGCTCTCCAAACTACCCTAAAATCTACCCTCCCAACAAGGAGTGCCTCTACATACTggaag CCCTGCCCCGTCAGAGGATTGAGCTTCTGTTTGATGACATCTTTTACATTGAGCCATCCTTTGAGTGTCGTTTTGACCACATCGAGGTGAGAGATGGTCCGTTCAGTTTCTCTCCTCTGATCAACCGCTTCTGTGGCTCCTCCAGCCCAGGCCTGGTGCTCTCCAGCGGACGGTTCATCTGGATCCGCTTCTCTAGTGATGAGGAGCTGGAGGGACTGGGCTTCAGGGTCCAGTACACCTTTACCGCAG ACCCAGAGTTTCACCTCCACGTGGGAGGAATATTAAATCCCATTCCAG ACTGTCAGTTTGAGCTAAGTGGAGCTGATGGTATGATCCGGTCCGgtcaggtggaggaggaggacaaagTCAAACCTGACCAGGCGGTCGACTGTATCTGGACCATACGAGCTCCGCCCAACTTCAAG ATCTACCTGCGGTTTCTGGAGTATCAGCTGGAGAATTCGAACGAGTGTAAGAAGAACTTTGTGGCTGTGTACGACGGCAGCAGTGCCATAGAGGACCTCAAG GCCAAGTTCTGCAGTACCGTGGCCACTGACGTAATGCTTGACAACGGGGTGGGCGTGGTCAGGATGTGGGCCGACGAAGGCAGCAGACTCAGCCGCTTTCGGATGCTCTTCACGTCTTTCGCAGACC cccCGTGTTCAGGTGACATGTTTTTCTGTCACAGTAGCATGTGCATCAACAACTCTCTGGTGTGTAACGGGGTGCAGAACTGTGTCTTTCCCTGGGACGAGAGCAACTGTAAAG agaaGAAGCCAAAAGGTATATTCCATCACATTACTAAGACCCATGGGACAATTATAGGTGTGTCTACAGgactcgtcctcctcctcctcgtcatcTCCATACTGGTGCAGGTCAAACAGCCACGCAAGAAG GTGGTGGCGCGGAAGAGTGCCCTTTTCAATCGAGCGGACTTCAAGGAAGTGTTTGAACCTCCGCACTACGAACTCTTCTCACTCAGAGAGAAG GAGTTGTCTACGGACATAGACCTACCAGAAGAACTCCAGTCTCTCAACGCTCTGAGACGTTCCTCCAGCACTTCCCGCTGCATCCATGAGCACCACTGTGGCTCCCAGGCCTCCGCCAACCCCAGCCGACGTGCTTCCTCTGTGGGCATAGGATCCATGGAGCTTCCTCCCTTCCGGTGCGAGTTCACCCAGGGTCAGCCAGGCTCCCTACCCTCTCTGAGAGGCGTCAACAGCAGCCTGAGGAAGAAGAGCTGGCCTAGTATGAAACAGGTAGGACTGGTGGGAGGCGAGGGCCTGGTGGACCGGGTAAGGGGGAGGGAGGATAGGGtgatggaagaggaggaagaagaggaggtggaaggagggaAGTGTGATGTGTATGTACGCAGAGGGATGAGCATGAGATCCATCTGTGAGATGTCTCAGCAGAGATCGATGTCCATGGACTTCTGA
- the neto2b gene encoding neuropilin and tolloid-like protein 2 isoform X1 has translation MYIFWVTLFLIEEGFALAQKTKDSQNVGKISQNARQCGTWIRNINGGQFSSPNYPKIYPPNKECLYILEALPRQRIELLFDDIFYIEPSFECRFDHIEVRDGPFSFSPLINRFCGSSSPGLVLSSGRFIWIRFSSDEELEGLGFRVQYTFTADPEFHLHVGGILNPIPDCQFELSGADGMIRSGQVEEEDKVKPDQAVDCIWTIRAPPNFKIYLRFLEYQLENSNECKKNFVAVYDGSSAIEDLKAKFCSTVATDVMLDNGVGVVRMWADEGSRLSRFRMLFTSFADPPCSGDMFFCHSSMCINNSLVCNGVQNCVFPWDESNCKEKKPKGIFHHITKTHGTIIGVSTGLVLLLLVISILVQVKQPRKKVVARKSALFNRADFKEVFEPPHYELFSLREKELSTDIDLPEELQSLNALRRSSSTSRCIHEHHCGSQASANPSRRASSVGIGSMELPPFRCEFTQGQPGSLPSLRGVNSSLRKKSWPSMKQVGLVGGEGLVDRVRGREDRVMEEEEEEEVEGGKCDVYVRRGMSMRSICEMSQQRSMSMDF, from the exons ATGTACATAT TCTGGGTAACTCTCTTTCTGATAGAGGAAGGCTTTGCATTGGCACAGAAAACCAAAG ACTCTCAGAATGTGGGTAAGATTTCCCAGAATGCCCGGCAGTGTGGCACCTGGATCAGAAACATCAACGGGGGGCAGTTCAGCTCTCCAAACTACCCTAAAATCTACCCTCCCAACAAGGAGTGCCTCTACATACTggaag CCCTGCCCCGTCAGAGGATTGAGCTTCTGTTTGATGACATCTTTTACATTGAGCCATCCTTTGAGTGTCGTTTTGACCACATCGAGGTGAGAGATGGTCCGTTCAGTTTCTCTCCTCTGATCAACCGCTTCTGTGGCTCCTCCAGCCCAGGCCTGGTGCTCTCCAGCGGACGGTTCATCTGGATCCGCTTCTCTAGTGATGAGGAGCTGGAGGGACTGGGCTTCAGGGTCCAGTACACCTTTACCGCAG ACCCAGAGTTTCACCTCCACGTGGGAGGAATATTAAATCCCATTCCAG ACTGTCAGTTTGAGCTAAGTGGAGCTGATGGTATGATCCGGTCCGgtcaggtggaggaggaggacaaagTCAAACCTGACCAGGCGGTCGACTGTATCTGGACCATACGAGCTCCGCCCAACTTCAAG ATCTACCTGCGGTTTCTGGAGTATCAGCTGGAGAATTCGAACGAGTGTAAGAAGAACTTTGTGGCTGTGTACGACGGCAGCAGTGCCATAGAGGACCTCAAG GCCAAGTTCTGCAGTACCGTGGCCACTGACGTAATGCTTGACAACGGGGTGGGCGTGGTCAGGATGTGGGCCGACGAAGGCAGCAGACTCAGCCGCTTTCGGATGCTCTTCACGTCTTTCGCAGACC cccCGTGTTCAGGTGACATGTTTTTCTGTCACAGTAGCATGTGCATCAACAACTCTCTGGTGTGTAACGGGGTGCAGAACTGTGTCTTTCCCTGGGACGAGAGCAACTGTAAAG agaaGAAGCCAAAAGGTATATTCCATCACATTACTAAGACCCATGGGACAATTATAGGTGTGTCTACAGgactcgtcctcctcctcctcgtcatcTCCATACTGGTGCAGGTCAAACAGCCACGCAAGAAG GTGGTGGCGCGGAAGAGTGCCCTTTTCAATCGAGCGGACTTCAAGGAAGTGTTTGAACCTCCGCACTACGAACTCTTCTCACTCAGAGAGAAG GAGTTGTCTACGGACATAGACCTACCAGAAGAACTCCAGTCTCTCAACGCTCTGAGACGTTCCTCCAGCACTTCCCGCTGCATCCATGAGCACCACTGTGGCTCCCAGGCCTCCGCCAACCCCAGCCGACGTGCTTCCTCTGTGGGCATAGGATCCATGGAGCTTCCTCCCTTCCGGTGCGAGTTCACCCAGGGTCAGCCAGGCTCCCTACCCTCTCTGAGAGGCGTCAACAGCAGCCTGAGGAAGAAGAGCTGGCCTAGTATGAAACAGGTAGGACTGGTGGGAGGCGAGGGCCTGGTGGACCGGGTAAGGGGGAGGGAGGATAGGGtgatggaagaggaggaagaagaggaggtggaaggagggaAGTGTGATGTGTATGTACGCAGAGGGATGAGCATGAGATCCATCTGTGAGATGTCTCAGCAGAGATCGATGTCCATGGACTTCTGA